Proteins from a genomic interval of Rubinisphaera italica:
- the ppc gene encoding phosphoenolpyruvate carboxylase: MEHIKDAELRDEINYLGNILGDTIRDIAGDEALAIVEDLRRMAWDRRVGVQDAGQRMSERITNLNNAQIQIVLRAFSLFLDLLNLVEDRRRVRVLRDRARHAYPHPHSESIRAAIADLKEAGKSAGEIQSIVDHLHIELVFTAHPTDAKRKSVRSKLTRIRSIMGQLDSALTSEERDDAEVAIRGEIEMLWQTDFIRPWRPTVMQEVGRGLSFKPVLWKEVPKISRELSRGLRENYGEEIQLTRPCVTFGSWIGGDRDGHPGVTSEITRQTLTWLREEAIALQLKRCDGLMGALSLSLSNHSTVSPLESSVAERVQRFPDLELRTSRIPPGEVYRRWLAIIRWRLEQTNQPTVAEAGYQSADEFLNDVELMTSEMNGHPGMKFALEDLTSWQSQIKTFGLNLAKLDVRQNAKVHREVINELLKELGLCEDPETLDETARLNLLADTLETQLLKSSITVSDTVRECLNTFQVLHEASQQFSEAALGMLVISMTAVPSDVLSVLWLWKQTSIDADSCVPPIVPLLETIGDLEHGPAILSGMLEIPAYRETVRKQGNQQVIMLGYSDSTKDGGYLTACWSLFQAQRNLVEVASKFGVELTFFHGRGGSLGRGGGPAARSILSLPRGTFHGSLRLTEQGEVLADRYDDPAIARRHLEQVVWSSLLAASEPASHDANDWHELMDQISQTSFSFYRELLEQQDFVEFFRLATPVSEIEQLPIGSRPSRRIPGGGLSDLRAIPWVFSWTQTRCLLPAWYGMGAALQPLLDEESTRSKLIAMFRDWPFFRALVENAELALAKSDMSIAARYADLATGKPSLEQIATMIDKEFAMSKQAVLQLTGNNGLLDGTPWLKESIRVRNRFIDPLNLIQIELLRRGRRSNLSEEESEELRHLTRLSINGVVAGMRTSG, encoded by the coding sequence ATGGAACATATTAAAGACGCAGAACTTCGCGACGAGATTAATTACCTCGGGAATATTCTGGGCGACACCATTCGTGATATTGCCGGGGATGAAGCCCTGGCAATTGTTGAGGACCTGCGCCGGATGGCATGGGATCGACGTGTCGGAGTGCAAGATGCCGGGCAAAGAATGTCCGAGCGGATCACGAATCTTAATAACGCACAAATTCAGATTGTGTTACGCGCCTTCAGTCTATTCCTCGACTTGTTGAATCTGGTTGAAGACCGTCGTCGCGTGCGAGTCTTGAGGGATCGGGCGCGACATGCCTATCCCCATCCGCACAGCGAGTCGATTCGCGCTGCAATTGCAGATCTCAAAGAGGCTGGAAAGTCTGCGGGGGAAATACAATCTATCGTTGATCACCTCCATATCGAACTTGTTTTCACAGCACATCCTACCGATGCAAAACGAAAATCCGTCCGGAGTAAACTGACCAGGATCCGCTCGATCATGGGGCAATTGGACAGTGCTTTAACTTCGGAGGAACGCGACGACGCCGAAGTCGCGATTCGAGGTGAGATCGAAATGTTATGGCAAACCGACTTCATTCGTCCTTGGCGTCCAACAGTGATGCAAGAAGTCGGACGCGGTCTATCCTTCAAACCCGTATTGTGGAAAGAAGTTCCAAAGATTTCACGAGAATTGAGTCGCGGCTTAAGGGAAAACTATGGCGAGGAGATTCAATTAACTCGCCCTTGCGTGACCTTCGGTTCATGGATTGGTGGTGACCGGGATGGCCACCCCGGCGTCACCTCTGAGATCACCAGACAAACGCTGACCTGGTTACGGGAAGAAGCGATCGCACTGCAGTTGAAACGCTGCGATGGGTTAATGGGGGCGTTGAGCCTTTCCCTGTCCAACCACTCAACTGTTTCCCCACTCGAATCCTCTGTTGCAGAAAGAGTGCAACGCTTTCCGGATTTGGAATTGAGAACATCCAGAATTCCGCCTGGAGAAGTTTATCGCCGCTGGCTGGCGATCATTCGTTGGAGACTTGAACAGACCAATCAGCCTACCGTTGCTGAAGCAGGTTACCAATCGGCAGACGAGTTCCTCAATGATGTTGAACTGATGACATCTGAGATGAATGGCCACCCCGGAATGAAATTCGCTTTAGAGGACCTGACATCGTGGCAGTCACAGATCAAAACATTCGGTTTGAATTTAGCGAAACTTGATGTTCGACAGAATGCAAAAGTCCACCGCGAAGTCATCAACGAACTGCTGAAAGAGTTGGGACTGTGTGAAGATCCTGAAACTCTGGATGAAACGGCTCGTCTCAATTTACTCGCGGACACTTTGGAAACTCAACTCCTGAAATCTTCCATCACAGTGTCTGACACTGTTCGCGAATGTTTAAATACTTTTCAGGTTTTGCATGAAGCTTCACAACAATTCTCTGAGGCAGCGCTCGGAATGCTTGTCATCAGCATGACTGCCGTCCCCAGCGATGTCCTTTCGGTGTTATGGCTTTGGAAGCAAACCTCCATCGATGCAGACTCTTGTGTTCCACCGATTGTTCCCCTGCTGGAGACAATTGGCGACTTGGAACATGGTCCTGCGATTTTGTCGGGAATGTTGGAAATTCCCGCTTATCGAGAAACCGTGCGGAAGCAGGGAAATCAGCAGGTGATAATGCTCGGCTATTCTGACAGCACAAAAGATGGAGGCTATCTGACCGCCTGCTGGTCGTTGTTCCAGGCACAACGCAATCTGGTTGAAGTGGCTTCGAAATTCGGTGTCGAACTGACGTTTTTCCACGGCCGGGGTGGATCGCTTGGACGCGGTGGGGGGCCTGCCGCTCGCAGTATTCTGTCACTGCCTCGGGGGACTTTTCATGGCTCATTGAGACTGACCGAACAAGGCGAAGTTCTGGCAGATCGTTACGATGATCCAGCCATCGCAAGGCGACATTTGGAGCAAGTGGTCTGGTCTTCGTTGCTGGCAGCCAGCGAGCCGGCCTCGCATGATGCCAACGACTGGCATGAGTTGATGGACCAGATTTCGCAAACATCATTCTCATTTTATCGCGAACTCCTGGAACAACAGGATTTCGTGGAGTTCTTCCGCCTGGCAACCCCTGTATCAGAAATCGAACAATTGCCGATTGGATCGCGTCCCTCACGTCGCATACCGGGCGGTGGACTGAGCGATCTGCGAGCAATTCCCTGGGTTTTCTCATGGACGCAAACGCGGTGCTTACTGCCTGCCTGGTATGGAATGGGGGCTGCACTGCAACCATTATTGGACGAAGAATCAACCCGATCCAAACTGATCGCGATGTTCCGTGATTGGCCGTTCTTTCGAGCACTCGTCGAGAACGCGGAACTGGCCCTTGCGAAGTCCGATATGTCTATCGCCGCTCGTTATGCTGATCTTGCAACCGGCAAACCTTCGCTCGAACAAATTGCAACCATGATCGACAAAGAATTTGCAATGTCGAAACAGGCCGTACTTCAACTGACTGGGAATAACGGACTTCTCGATGGTACCCCCTGGTTAAAAGAATCGATCCGCGTCCGCAATCGCTTTATCGATCCCTTAAATCTAATTCAAATCGAACTGCTCCGTCGCGGACGTCGATCAAATTTGTCGGAGGAAGAGTCAGAAGAACTTCGCCACCTGACACGACTCTCGATAAACGGTGTCGTGGCTGGAATGCGAACCAGCGGATGA
- a CDS encoding SGNH/GDSL hydrolase family protein, which translates to MTIRRFTFSLVWLFVLAGSIQAQQPGESVQAQTFGPYLYEVKPDAEAFQSFNPKKAPPIGDLLFRVGDRLAICGDSITEQKMYSRLIETYLTVCVPQLNVTVRQYGWSGEKTDGFLRRMAKDCLTFQPTIATLAYGMNDSRYRPFDVTNGQWYSDHYSAIVRNFKQNDVRVVVGSPGCAGKIASWVKSRSGTLEQHNLNLCALRDIAIDVAERENVRFADIFWPMYQAQVFAPGQHETTDEKPYLVAGQDGIHPGWAGQVIMAWAFLRSLGLDGEIGTITIDPELSKAFASTGHNVDAFDAGKLTVTSSRYPLCARGDLNDHNSIRSGMTLVPFSEELNRFLLIVKVPDSTRWQITWGTQSKVYTAKDLQKGINLAWEFPENPFCEAFDRVDRAVAEKQAFETVQVKKIFHGSEGKTDFDAAVKRTEAIRQPLADAITKAMKPVTHTIEIREVINDQ; encoded by the coding sequence ATGACGATTCGTCGATTCACGTTCTCTCTTGTCTGGCTATTTGTATTGGCAGGCTCAATTCAGGCTCAGCAACCGGGTGAGAGTGTTCAAGCTCAAACATTCGGCCCCTATCTGTATGAGGTGAAGCCGGATGCGGAAGCGTTTCAATCGTTCAATCCGAAGAAGGCTCCGCCGATTGGCGATCTGCTGTTTCGTGTAGGAGATCGACTGGCCATCTGTGGGGATTCGATTACCGAACAGAAGATGTACTCCCGGCTAATTGAAACGTATCTGACGGTTTGCGTTCCTCAACTGAACGTCACGGTCAGACAGTATGGCTGGAGTGGTGAAAAAACGGATGGATTTCTGCGACGGATGGCTAAAGACTGTCTCACCTTCCAGCCGACGATTGCCACCCTCGCTTATGGGATGAACGATTCGCGTTATCGTCCGTTTGATGTGACGAACGGTCAATGGTACAGCGATCATTACAGTGCGATCGTACGTAACTTCAAGCAGAACGATGTGCGCGTGGTTGTCGGCTCGCCGGGATGTGCGGGAAAAATTGCCAGTTGGGTCAAAAGTCGCTCAGGCACACTGGAACAACACAACTTGAATTTATGTGCGCTGCGGGATATTGCCATCGACGTTGCTGAAAGGGAAAACGTTCGCTTCGCTGATATTTTCTGGCCGATGTATCAGGCTCAGGTCTTTGCACCCGGTCAGCATGAGACGACTGATGAAAAGCCGTATCTAGTCGCAGGTCAGGATGGCATTCATCCCGGATGGGCCGGGCAGGTTATTATGGCTTGGGCATTTTTGCGATCGTTGGGACTAGATGGAGAGATTGGAACAATCACGATTGATCCTGAACTCAGCAAAGCGTTTGCCTCAACGGGTCATAATGTCGACGCCTTCGACGCTGGAAAATTAACAGTAACAAGTTCACGCTATCCCTTGTGTGCCCGTGGAGATCTGAATGATCATAATTCGATCCGATCAGGCATGACACTGGTTCCGTTTTCTGAAGAGCTGAATCGTTTTCTATTAATAGTCAAAGTCCCTGATAGCACGAGGTGGCAGATCACTTGGGGGACTCAATCAAAGGTTTACACGGCAAAAGATTTGCAGAAGGGAATCAATCTGGCCTGGGAGTTTCCCGAAAATCCATTCTGCGAGGCTTTTGATCGAGTGGATCGAGCCGTGGCGGAAAAGCAGGCTTTTGAGACGGTGCAAGTCAAGAAGATTTTTCATGGTTCTGAAGGAAAAACTGATTTCGACGCTGCCGTCAAACGAACCGAAGCCATCCGTCAGCCACTGGCCGATGCGATTACTAAAGCGATGAAACCAGTCACGCATACAATAGAGATTCGCGAAGTCATTAATGACCAATAA
- a CDS encoding right-handed parallel beta-helix repeat-containing protein, translated as MPTLNDARFFVITLIVCYFPLSILYGQTENITHTYVPVDASNFLPEGYVSDGSVCYQSELQQALNSCSTTGGVVFFPAITFRIDDPHGLRLSSNLTLQMDGTRFVFSKDCTEDGQLFHGTDINDLKIQGGTIVGQNESWPEGVNIRGIHLSGQCKNIRIREMEMRDLSSNGIGLFAKDAEHPASDIWVIDTIIDNCSNYYGDYQAPPPVKRGPEAGSSREDQGLIAFYHVQNFVVRGCRFEDSRSDGTHFYFCNHGQISDNRIYRAQMGGYFLETCQHVLATNNIIQDNGSRGVTIERGSQFCTLTGNTIEGSGREGLWIPDSLRCVVTGNVFSLNGRKFNGDERHMLWNANITINEAKGDKLNTPTAHYLIADNIIETDQHQIAAIRVDSRPETLNIVIKDNLMIGDNTRILVEGPNQQQVMAGGNQGSKIERILDQE; from the coding sequence ATGCCAACATTAAACGACGCTCGTTTTTTTGTGATAACATTAATTGTCTGCTACTTTCCATTGTCAATACTTTATGGACAAACAGAAAATATCACTCATACCTATGTTCCTGTGGATGCTTCGAATTTCCTGCCCGAGGGCTATGTGAGTGATGGATCCGTCTGTTATCAGTCCGAACTTCAACAGGCGCTCAACTCATGCTCAACCACTGGTGGAGTGGTCTTCTTTCCGGCTATCACTTTTCGGATTGACGATCCTCATGGGTTACGCCTCTCTTCCAATCTGACTCTACAGATGGACGGGACCCGTTTTGTATTCAGCAAAGACTGTACTGAGGATGGTCAACTCTTTCATGGTACAGACATCAACGATTTGAAAATTCAGGGTGGGACAATTGTTGGGCAAAATGAGTCATGGCCTGAGGGAGTGAATATCCGAGGAATTCATCTTTCAGGACAATGCAAAAATATCCGGATCCGTGAAATGGAGATGCGTGATCTTTCCAGTAATGGAATTGGATTGTTTGCCAAGGATGCCGAACATCCTGCATCGGATATCTGGGTAATCGATACGATCATCGATAACTGCTCTAATTATTATGGAGACTATCAGGCACCTCCTCCGGTCAAGCGTGGTCCTGAAGCGGGTTCGAGTCGTGAAGATCAGGGACTGATCGCATTTTATCATGTCCAGAATTTTGTTGTCCGCGGTTGTCGCTTTGAAGATTCTCGATCCGATGGAACCCATTTCTACTTTTGTAATCACGGCCAGATCTCAGACAACCGTATTTACCGGGCTCAAATGGGAGGTTACTTTCTGGAGACCTGCCAGCATGTGTTAGCCACAAATAACATCATTCAAGATAATGGATCCCGCGGCGTTACCATTGAACGGGGGAGTCAATTTTGTACGTTGACTGGAAACACGATTGAGGGAAGTGGCCGGGAAGGGCTGTGGATTCCTGATTCGCTTCGCTGCGTAGTGACAGGAAATGTTTTCTCGCTCAATGGCCGGAAATTCAATGGCGATGAACGTCACATGCTGTGGAATGCCAATATCACGATCAACGAAGCCAAGGGAGATAAACTCAACACTCCCACGGCACACTATTTAATTGCTGACAACATCATTGAAACGGATCAGCATCAAATCGCAGCAATTCGCGTCGATTCACGACCAGAGACACTCAATATTGTCATCAAAGACAATCTCATGATTGGTGACAACACCAGGATTCTCGTCGAAGGACCTAATCAGCAACAAGTGATGGCTGGTGGAAATCAGGGCAGTAAAATTGAGCGAATCCTAGATCAGGAATAG
- a CDS encoding IS30 family transposase encodes MSHTHLTAEERDSIAHMHALGHSRIEIARELSRDPSTISRELRRNSDATGKYFAGKADRKARRRRQLCKLPWKLNHAPLKEFLLDKLSLKWSPEQIAGQLLRLHPREARMRISIETIYAWIKANKKQGGNIYRQLRQSRKKRRKRYGTGISRRCDPTKKPMDQRPVSARNRSRIGHWESDTIEGQKGTGYIVTHVERKTGYLVASYLPDKKASTLNAASVFAFEGLPSSLIRTLTTDNGSEFSGHRELEQALHCAIYFAPARQPWQRGQNENTNGLLRQYFLKGSDFRKLKAEDIQAAVMELNNRPRKKYQFKSPHELFEPKTRAFQN; translated from the coding sequence ATGTCACACACGCATCTTACTGCTGAGGAACGTGATTCCATAGCGCACATGCACGCCCTGGGACACTCTCGAATAGAAATTGCGCGCGAGTTATCCCGAGACCCCAGCACGATCTCCCGAGAACTGCGGCGGAATTCGGATGCGACCGGGAAGTATTTCGCCGGGAAAGCCGACCGCAAAGCGCGACGGCGTCGACAACTCTGCAAACTCCCCTGGAAACTCAACCACGCTCCGCTCAAAGAATTCCTGCTCGATAAGTTGTCTCTCAAGTGGTCGCCGGAACAGATTGCAGGTCAACTCTTGCGACTGCATCCTCGGGAGGCCAGAATGCGAATATCCATTGAGACGATTTACGCCTGGATCAAAGCAAACAAAAAGCAGGGCGGCAACATCTACAGGCAGCTGCGTCAATCGAGAAAGAAACGCCGCAAACGCTACGGCACAGGGATCTCCAGACGATGCGACCCGACCAAAAAGCCAATGGATCAGCGACCGGTTTCTGCACGCAATCGTTCGCGGATCGGGCACTGGGAATCGGATACCATCGAGGGTCAAAAGGGGACCGGCTACATTGTCACGCATGTCGAACGCAAGACCGGCTATCTTGTGGCGAGCTATCTGCCGGACAAGAAAGCATCGACGTTGAACGCGGCTTCGGTGTTTGCGTTTGAGGGGTTGCCATCGTCATTGATTCGAACTTTGACGACGGACAACGGGAGTGAGTTTTCGGGTCATCGAGAGTTGGAGCAAGCCCTGCATTGTGCGATCTATTTTGCTCCGGCTCGCCAGCCGTGGCAACGCGGCCAGAATGAGAACACCAACGGGCTTCTGCGGCAATACTTCCTGAAGGGGAGCGATTTCCGTAAACTGAAAGCCGAGGATATTCAAGCGGCTGTGATGGAGTTGAACAACCGGCCTCGCAAAAAGTACCAATTCAAATCACCACACGAACTGTTCGAACCCAAAACCCGTGCATTTCAAAATTGA
- a CDS encoding sialidase family protein: MQLEQTLNRRHFLAAGGLAITSPLWAESTDKTSRLIKSIQQSTLWDNSDGKSTTWFHPRACMVPQDSAAPMALMTMQSITGSDYFGPVHWTSSDNLGQTWTEPKLVSRLGQRPVPEYKGLRQGVCDVVPEYHPQTKSVLALGHVVFYRGEKFSKQDQLSRYPIYSIRDASGNWSEARKLEWDDPRGSFIYTNNCGQRIVLPNGDILLAFTFGAESKNRSVAGVRCEYDGERLQILDVGPPLELNHGRGLLEPSVTQFQKQFYITIRAEDDRGYVSTSEDGLNWMPKKAWMWDNGEPLSMSTTQQHWLTHSEGLFLVYTRKMEVNRNVIRWRAPLLMARVDPQRMVLIRETEQVVHPLIGDGVKRPDEVPLMGNFHVTNASPHESWVTVGSWMPRRKAVGTVHLARIQWSQPNQLVQNQ, encoded by the coding sequence ATGCAATTGGAGCAAACACTCAATCGTCGTCATTTTCTTGCTGCTGGAGGATTGGCGATTACATCCCCATTGTGGGCTGAGTCCACAGACAAGACATCCCGATTAATTAAATCCATTCAACAAAGTACACTTTGGGATAACTCCGACGGCAAGAGTACCACATGGTTTCATCCACGAGCCTGCATGGTTCCACAGGATAGTGCTGCTCCAATGGCATTAATGACCATGCAGAGTATCACGGGATCTGATTATTTCGGTCCGGTCCATTGGACTTCCTCCGATAATCTTGGTCAGACCTGGACGGAACCCAAATTGGTTTCTCGTTTGGGGCAGCGTCCCGTGCCTGAATACAAAGGCTTGCGTCAGGGCGTATGTGATGTTGTTCCAGAGTATCATCCCCAAACAAAATCCGTGCTTGCTTTGGGGCATGTTGTTTTTTACCGGGGCGAAAAATTTTCAAAACAGGACCAGCTCTCCCGGTATCCAATTTATAGTATCCGTGATGCCAGTGGAAACTGGTCGGAAGCCCGTAAACTTGAATGGGATGATCCACGTGGCAGCTTTATTTACACCAATAATTGTGGACAGCGTATCGTATTGCCTAATGGTGATATTCTGCTGGCCTTCACTTTTGGAGCCGAGTCAAAGAATAGATCCGTTGCAGGTGTGCGCTGTGAGTACGATGGAGAACGATTGCAGATTCTTGATGTCGGCCCGCCACTCGAACTTAATCATGGTCGCGGTTTGCTCGAACCCTCAGTGACACAGTTTCAAAAGCAATTCTACATAACGATTCGTGCGGAAGACGATCGGGGGTATGTCAGTACCAGCGAGGATGGCCTGAACTGGATGCCCAAAAAGGCATGGATGTGGGACAACGGTGAACCTCTCAGTATGTCGACAACTCAACAACACTGGCTGACTCACTCCGAGGGGTTGTTCCTGGTCTACACTCGCAAAATGGAAGTGAATCGAAATGTCATACGCTGGCGTGCTCCATTGTTGATGGCACGAGTCGATCCCCAGCGCATGGTTCTCATACGTGAAACGGAACAGGTTGTGCATCCATTGATTGGCGATGGAGTGAAACGACCTGATGAAGTTCCTCTGATGGGCAACTTTCACGTCACTAACGCCAGCCCGCACGAATCATGGGTCACAGTTGGCTCCTGGATGCCGCGACGCAAAGCAGTTGGAACAGTTCATCTGGCTCGCATTCAGTGGTCGCAACCTAATCAACTCGTACAGAATCAATAA